The Maridesulfovibrio sp. genomic sequence CCTTTGCGGCATCCCTTGCCTGTATCGGCAACATCGGCCCGGGGATCGGCAGTGTTGGACCTACTGAGAACTATGCCCATATTCCTGAAATCGGCAAATGGGCTCTTATTTTCAGCATGCTGCTGGGACGTCTTGAAATTTATACCGTGATTGTGCTTTGTGTGCCTGAGTTCTGGAGAAAGTAGGCAGCTCATTGAATTTTATATGAGCGAAATTGAAATCAGATATATCGACCACACTGCTATACCGTATAACAAAAGAGTCTGTTTATATGGTGTTGGTAAAGGCGGAGCGGAATCCTTGAAACTGCTTCGGCAGATTCGTCCCGATTTGGAAGTCGTATTTTTTGCGGATACCTATCAGTCAGGTTCATTTGATGGGTTTGAAATTCTTACTCCGCAGGCCCTTGCCGACCGCAAGGATGAATATGATCTGATTCTGATATGTTCCTGTTATTATCCAGAGATAATTACAAATCTTTATTCACTGGGAATTGAAAGTGCGGTCGGGTTCTCATGGCCCAAGTTTTATGGCTATCAGTTTTTGCCGGATGAGTTGGTCAGTTTAAACGGGGAAATAAATTTTATTCTGAAGAGTTTGCACTCAGACACGGACCGGGCTTTGTTTAAGTTCTTGTGTGAGGCTCGGATAGCTGGCTCTGAGTTGGTGGATCTGGTTTATGTATCAGAAAATAGCGGTAACTTTATTTTCAAGGAACTTAAGCCGGCCAAGATTTTCCCTGAGCATACTACCTCCAGCTATTTTGACTTTGTAGATCTTTCAAAGGTTGAATATGCTGTGCAAGCCGGAGTTTATGACGGTAGCGAGGCTCTGTTTTTGTCCGGTCTGAAAGAGTTGAAGATGCTGTATGGTTTTGAGCCCCTGGGTTATACAGCTATCGCTGAGGCTGCACGATCGAAATTGAGTGATTCGGGGAAGTTTTCTCTAATACCGAAAGGGCTTTGGAATTGTGAAGCTATTGCCGATTTTGCCTATGACGGCAGCGCCAGTTTTGTGAAAGGCGCTGTGGATTTCCAGAGCACAGGAACA encodes the following:
- a CDS encoding FkbM family methyltransferase, whose protein sequence is MSEIEIRYIDHTAIPYNKRVCLYGVGKGGAESLKLLRQIRPDLEVVFFADTYQSGSFDGFEILTPQALADRKDEYDLILICSCYYPEIITNLYSLGIESAVGFSWPKFYGYQFLPDELVSLNGEINFILKSLHSDTDRALFKFLCEARIAGSELVDLVYVSENSGNFIFKELKPAKIFPEHTTSSYFDFVDLSKVEYAVQAGVYDGSEALFLSGLKELKMLYGFEPLGYTAIAEAARSKLSDSGKFSLIPKGLWNCEAIADFAYDGSASFVKGAVDFQSTGTVQLTTLTEEAGRLSIPRLDLLIADIENAEIPMLEGAMEVIERDRPQLAICFYHSKKQFIGIPLMLMNQLKDYVFKIGHYSEGLDESVFYAIPEEKFVEK